One window of the Alligator mississippiensis isolate rAllMis1 chromosome 5, rAllMis1, whole genome shotgun sequence genome contains the following:
- the LRRC41 gene encoding leucine-rich repeat-containing protein 41 isoform X3 — translation MEEPGGGPPSLFALSGAAVSSSMGALESEVWALPAHILHGLLPLLNIYYLERAEDAAASKGLSTQPIWRKLWNDVMKTRPPKSEHITCWRKKFLETFFSNILHGVLDVSSDQRLNDDRFSPLLHSSQHVTQLTILNMLQGVTELTAERNQRVVENLAGCLKTLKFRHLLSSDLSIRHSLSLLLHRLIHHGAVDQVSLYSWPVPDTVLLVLILSMSAGFWHPSKTLMHHCGPCSLCRKEPDSQTQKSTQDDVVDSKHLCHGHTEKLEMGQHGSHESSSIKIQNASTKVSVEADPDPKASTELKGSSGSKIPMLYGLRNHPLRNRVCHDVSCTMPPEHYNAERESSSPSERSSAGPALRVPRRKLKCSSRRKRRSPRRNWGSCTDPEDLYDFVFTVAREATRETLNESVHERENLDNLASTPADHLSCESLGCMGRGGSSGILSLKAAAPFRSIATLELFSVPLTGDACRTLGNLLSSWTSLESLVLSYNGLGANIFCILSGLRALSRHNDRRLHVVRVSDVFSHVPSVELVHCILSAFPWLRTLSVSFDLKHHLEGSRPEGSLSSLEEIPESCLEQLEIRFPREPLQTALLLPVLKASRSLQQLSLDSAALPCPQEFRLLLQALKERNPDLKKLSFHDVNLADHQEEVLLLLQDPILQEITFSFCRLFESSTAEFLSEIINVVKRNSSLKSLKLPGNRLGNHRLVALADIFSEDSSSSICQLDVSSNCIKPDGLLEFTKKLESHLLQRGEQAKFTHLRLFQNWLDQDVATAQEALQRLRAVCSVVSDTWDSSQAFADYISVM, via the exons ATGGAGGAGCCGGGGGGCGGCCCCCCCAGCCTCTTCGCGCTGAGCGGGGCGGCGGTGAGCTCCAGCATGGGGGCCCTGGAGAGCGAGGTCTGGG CGCTGCCCGCCCACATCCTGCAcggcctcctgcccctgctcaacaTCTACTACCTGGAGCGCGCTGAGGACGCCGCCGCAAGCAAAG GACTCTCGACTCAGCCAATATGGCGCAAACTCTGGAACGACGTAATGAAAACCAGGCCGCCCAAGTCGGAG CACATAACCTGTTGGAGGAAGAAGTTCCTTGAAACTTTCTTCTCGAACATCCTTCATGGAGTCTTGGATGTTTCTTCAGATCAGCGGCTGAACGACGATCGTTTTTCACCCTTGCTCCACAGCTCGCAACACGTGACCCAGCTCACCATCCTCAACATGCTGCAGGGGGTGACGGAGCTCACTGCTGAGCGCAACCAGAGAGTTGTAGAAAACTTGGCCGGCTGCTTGAAAACCTTGAAGTTTCGTCACCTGCTGTCCTCCGACTTGTCCATTAGACACTCGCTGAGCTTGCTGCTTCATCGCCTGATCCACCACGGGGCTGTCGACCAGGTGTCCCTGTATTCCTGGCCTGTTCCTGACACGGTACTCTTGGTCCTCATTCTGAGCATGAGCGCTGGGTTTTGGCATCCAAGTAAGACACTTATGCACCATTGCGGCCCATGCAGTCTTTGCAGAAAGGAACCTGATTCCCAGACCCAAAAGTCAACTCAAGATGACGTGGTAGACTCAAAGCATCTGTGCCATGGACATACTGAGAAACTAGAGATGGGCCAACATGGTAGTCATGAGTCCAGTAGCATAAAGATCCAAAATGCTTCGACCAAAGTCTCTGTGGAAGCCGATCCAGACCCAAAAGCTTCAACAGAGCTCAAAGGAAGCAGTGGCTCTAAAATCCCGATGCTTTATGGCTTGAGGAACCATCCTTTGCGGAACCGAGTGTGTCATGATGTGAGCTGCACGATGCCCCCCGAGCATTACAATGCTGAAAGGGAGTCGTCTTCCCCATCAGAAAGGTCTTCAGCTGGCCCTGCTCTCCGAGTGCCTCGCAGAAAGCTTAAGTGTTCATCAAGGAGGAAGCGCCGCAGCCCCAGGAGAAACTGGGGATCGTGCACAGATCCAGAAGACCTTTATGACTTTGTCTTCACTGTTGCTAGAGAGGCAACAAGAGAGACACTCAATGAAAGTGTCCACGAAAGAGAAAACCTTGATAATTTAGCCAGTACCCCAGCAGACCATCTTAGCTGTGAGAGTTTGGGCTGCATGGGAAGAGGAGGCTCTTCTGGGATTCTCTCTCTGAAAGCTGCAGCTCCCTTCCGAAGCATAGCCACGTTGGAGTTGTTCTCCGTCCCTCTGACCGGAGACGCATGTCggactctgggtaacctgctgaGCTCTTGGACCTCTTTAGAAAGCCTAGTTCTCTCCTACAATG GCCTAGGTGCTAATATCTTCTGCATCCTGTCTGGGCTCCGGGCCCTGTCTCGCCACAACGACCGCCGCCTTCACGTGGTGCGTGTGAGCGATGTCTTCTCGCACGTCCCTTCGGTGGAGCTTGTTCACTGCATCCTGAGTGCTTTCCCCTGGCTCCGCACGCTCTCTGTCAGCTTCGACCTCAAACACCACCTCGAGGGGAGTAGGCCAGAAGGCAGTCTGAGCTCCTTGGaggagatcccag AGAGCTGCCTGGAACAGCTGGAGATCCGGTTCCCCAGAGAGCCGCTGCAGACTGCGCTCCTGCTGCCTGTGTTGAAAGCCTCGAGGTCTCTCCAGCAGCTGTCCCTAGATAGCGCAGCACTGCCATGTCCCCAGGAGTTCAGGCTGCTTCTGCAGGCACTCAAAG AGCGCaacccagacctgaagaagctgaGCTTCCATGATGTCAACCTGGCTGACCATCAGGAAGAAGTCCTTCTTCTGCTTCAGGACCCCATCCTCCAAG AAATCACATTCTCCTTTTGCCGGCTGTTTGAAAGCTCCACCGCTGAGTTTCTCTCTGAAATAATCAATGTAGTGAAGAGAAATTCATCTCTGAAGAGCCTCAAACTACCTGGAAACAGACTTG GCAATCACCGGCTGGTTGCTTTAGCAGATATTTTCTCTGAAGATTCATCCTCTTCTATCTGCCAGCTGGATGTCAG CTCCAACTGCATTAAGCCTGACGGACTCCTGGAGTTCACCAAGAAGCTGGAGAGCCACCTGCTGCAGCGAGGCGAGCAGGCCAAATTCACCCATCTTCGCCTCTTCCAGAACTGGCTGGACCAGGACGTTGCAACAGCACAGGAGGCGCTCCAGCGCCTCAGAGCTGTGTGCAGCGTGGTCAGCGACACGTGGGACTCCTCCCAGGCCTTTGCTGACTACATCAGCGTGATGTGA
- the LRRC41 gene encoding leucine-rich repeat-containing protein 41 isoform X4, giving the protein MDHVIGRRPSHACTIDLGLSTQPIWRKLWNDVMKTRPPKSEHITCWRKKFLETFFSNILHGVLDVSSDQRLNDDRFSPLLHSSQHVTQLTILNMLQGVTELTAERNQRVVENLAGCLKTLKFRHLLSSDLSIRHSLSLLLHRLIHHGAVDQVSLYSWPVPDTVLLVLILSMSAGFWHPSKTLMHHCGPCSLCRKEPDSQTQKSTQDDVVDSKHLCHGHTEKLEMGQHGSHESSSIKIQNASTKVSVEADPDPKASTELKGSSGSKIPMLYGLRNHPLRNRVCHDVSCTMPPEHYNAERESSSPSERSSAGPALRVPRRKLKCSSRRKRRSPRRNWGSCTDPEDLYDFVFTVAREATRETLNESVHERENLDNLASTPADHLSCESLGCMGRGGSSGILSLKAAAPFRSIATLELFSVPLTGDACRTLGNLLSSWTSLESLVLSYNGLGANIFCILSGLRALSRHNDRRLHVVRVSDVFSHVPSVELVHCILSAFPWLRTLSVSFDLKHHLEGSRPEGSLSSLEEIPESCLEQLEIRFPREPLQTALLLPVLKASRSLQQLSLDSAALPCPQEFRLLLQALKERNPDLKKLSFHDVNLADHQEEVLLLLQDPILQEITFSFCRLFESSTAEFLSEIINVVKRNSSLKSLKLPGNRLGNHRLVALADIFSEDSSSSICQLDVSSNCIKPDGLLEFTKKLESHLLQRGEQAKFTHLRLFQNWLDQDVATAQEALQRLRAVCSVVSDTWDSSQAFADYISVM; this is encoded by the exons ATGGATCATGTGATCGGCCGTAGACCAAGTCATGCTTGCACAATCGATTTGG GACTCTCGACTCAGCCAATATGGCGCAAACTCTGGAACGACGTAATGAAAACCAGGCCGCCCAAGTCGGAG CACATAACCTGTTGGAGGAAGAAGTTCCTTGAAACTTTCTTCTCGAACATCCTTCATGGAGTCTTGGATGTTTCTTCAGATCAGCGGCTGAACGACGATCGTTTTTCACCCTTGCTCCACAGCTCGCAACACGTGACCCAGCTCACCATCCTCAACATGCTGCAGGGGGTGACGGAGCTCACTGCTGAGCGCAACCAGAGAGTTGTAGAAAACTTGGCCGGCTGCTTGAAAACCTTGAAGTTTCGTCACCTGCTGTCCTCCGACTTGTCCATTAGACACTCGCTGAGCTTGCTGCTTCATCGCCTGATCCACCACGGGGCTGTCGACCAGGTGTCCCTGTATTCCTGGCCTGTTCCTGACACGGTACTCTTGGTCCTCATTCTGAGCATGAGCGCTGGGTTTTGGCATCCAAGTAAGACACTTATGCACCATTGCGGCCCATGCAGTCTTTGCAGAAAGGAACCTGATTCCCAGACCCAAAAGTCAACTCAAGATGACGTGGTAGACTCAAAGCATCTGTGCCATGGACATACTGAGAAACTAGAGATGGGCCAACATGGTAGTCATGAGTCCAGTAGCATAAAGATCCAAAATGCTTCGACCAAAGTCTCTGTGGAAGCCGATCCAGACCCAAAAGCTTCAACAGAGCTCAAAGGAAGCAGTGGCTCTAAAATCCCGATGCTTTATGGCTTGAGGAACCATCCTTTGCGGAACCGAGTGTGTCATGATGTGAGCTGCACGATGCCCCCCGAGCATTACAATGCTGAAAGGGAGTCGTCTTCCCCATCAGAAAGGTCTTCAGCTGGCCCTGCTCTCCGAGTGCCTCGCAGAAAGCTTAAGTGTTCATCAAGGAGGAAGCGCCGCAGCCCCAGGAGAAACTGGGGATCGTGCACAGATCCAGAAGACCTTTATGACTTTGTCTTCACTGTTGCTAGAGAGGCAACAAGAGAGACACTCAATGAAAGTGTCCACGAAAGAGAAAACCTTGATAATTTAGCCAGTACCCCAGCAGACCATCTTAGCTGTGAGAGTTTGGGCTGCATGGGAAGAGGAGGCTCTTCTGGGATTCTCTCTCTGAAAGCTGCAGCTCCCTTCCGAAGCATAGCCACGTTGGAGTTGTTCTCCGTCCCTCTGACCGGAGACGCATGTCggactctgggtaacctgctgaGCTCTTGGACCTCTTTAGAAAGCCTAGTTCTCTCCTACAATG GCCTAGGTGCTAATATCTTCTGCATCCTGTCTGGGCTCCGGGCCCTGTCTCGCCACAACGACCGCCGCCTTCACGTGGTGCGTGTGAGCGATGTCTTCTCGCACGTCCCTTCGGTGGAGCTTGTTCACTGCATCCTGAGTGCTTTCCCCTGGCTCCGCACGCTCTCTGTCAGCTTCGACCTCAAACACCACCTCGAGGGGAGTAGGCCAGAAGGCAGTCTGAGCTCCTTGGaggagatcccag AGAGCTGCCTGGAACAGCTGGAGATCCGGTTCCCCAGAGAGCCGCTGCAGACTGCGCTCCTGCTGCCTGTGTTGAAAGCCTCGAGGTCTCTCCAGCAGCTGTCCCTAGATAGCGCAGCACTGCCATGTCCCCAGGAGTTCAGGCTGCTTCTGCAGGCACTCAAAG AGCGCaacccagacctgaagaagctgaGCTTCCATGATGTCAACCTGGCTGACCATCAGGAAGAAGTCCTTCTTCTGCTTCAGGACCCCATCCTCCAAG AAATCACATTCTCCTTTTGCCGGCTGTTTGAAAGCTCCACCGCTGAGTTTCTCTCTGAAATAATCAATGTAGTGAAGAGAAATTCATCTCTGAAGAGCCTCAAACTACCTGGAAACAGACTTG GCAATCACCGGCTGGTTGCTTTAGCAGATATTTTCTCTGAAGATTCATCCTCTTCTATCTGCCAGCTGGATGTCAG CTCCAACTGCATTAAGCCTGACGGACTCCTGGAGTTCACCAAGAAGCTGGAGAGCCACCTGCTGCAGCGAGGCGAGCAGGCCAAATTCACCCATCTTCGCCTCTTCCAGAACTGGCTGGACCAGGACGTTGCAACAGCACAGGAGGCGCTCCAGCGCCTCAGAGCTGTGTGCAGCGTGGTCAGCGACACGTGGGACTCCTCCCAGGCCTTTGCTGACTACATCAGCGTGATGTGA
- the LRRC41 gene encoding leucine-rich repeat-containing protein 41 isoform X1 — MAAITSLPTPVQDGGAAGSSPPGLVPSPRRRHGGAGGRPPQPLRAERGGGELQHGGPGERALPAHILHGLLPLLNIYYLERAEDAAASKGLSTQPIWRKLWNDVMKTRPPKSEHITCWRKKFLETFFSNILHGVLDVSSDQRLNDDRFSPLLHSSQHVTQLTILNMLQGVTELTAERNQRVVENLAGCLKTLKFRHLLSSDLSIRHSLSLLLHRLIHHGAVDQVSLYSWPVPDTVLLVLILSMSAGFWHPSKTLMHHCGPCSLCRKEPDSQTQKSTQDDVVDSKHLCHGHTEKLEMGQHGSHESSSIKIQNASTKVSVEADPDPKASTELKGSSGSKIPMLYGLRNHPLRNRVCHDVSCTMPPEHYNAERESSSPSERSSAGPALRVPRRKLKCSSRRKRRSPRRNWGSCTDPEDLYDFVFTVAREATRETLNESVHERENLDNLASTPADHLSCESLGCMGRGGSSGILSLKAAAPFRSIATLELFSVPLTGDACRTLGNLLSSWTSLESLVLSYNGLGANIFCILSGLRALSRHNDRRLHVVRVSDVFSHVPSVELVHCILSAFPWLRTLSVSFDLKHHLEGSRPEGSLSSLEEIPESCLEQLEIRFPREPLQTALLLPVLKASRSLQQLSLDSAALPCPQEFRLLLQALKERNPDLKKLSFHDVNLADHQEEVLLLLQDPILQEITFSFCRLFESSTAEFLSEIINVVKRNSSLKSLKLPGNRLGNHRLVALADIFSEDSSSSICQLDVSSNCIKPDGLLEFTKKLESHLLQRGEQAKFTHLRLFQNWLDQDVATAQEALQRLRAVCSVVSDTWDSSQAFADYISVM; from the exons ATGGCGGCTATTACGTCACTTCCTACCCCTGTCCAAGATGGCGGTGCTGCTGGTTCCTCTCCGCCCGGCCTAGTCCCATCTCCGAGGCGCCGCCATGGAGGAGCCGGGGGGCGGCCCCCCCAGCCTCTTCGCGCTGAGCGGGGCGGCGGTGAGCTCCAGCATGGGGGCCCTGGAGAGCGAG CGCTGCCCGCCCACATCCTGCAcggcctcctgcccctgctcaacaTCTACTACCTGGAGCGCGCTGAGGACGCCGCCGCAAGCAAAG GACTCTCGACTCAGCCAATATGGCGCAAACTCTGGAACGACGTAATGAAAACCAGGCCGCCCAAGTCGGAG CACATAACCTGTTGGAGGAAGAAGTTCCTTGAAACTTTCTTCTCGAACATCCTTCATGGAGTCTTGGATGTTTCTTCAGATCAGCGGCTGAACGACGATCGTTTTTCACCCTTGCTCCACAGCTCGCAACACGTGACCCAGCTCACCATCCTCAACATGCTGCAGGGGGTGACGGAGCTCACTGCTGAGCGCAACCAGAGAGTTGTAGAAAACTTGGCCGGCTGCTTGAAAACCTTGAAGTTTCGTCACCTGCTGTCCTCCGACTTGTCCATTAGACACTCGCTGAGCTTGCTGCTTCATCGCCTGATCCACCACGGGGCTGTCGACCAGGTGTCCCTGTATTCCTGGCCTGTTCCTGACACGGTACTCTTGGTCCTCATTCTGAGCATGAGCGCTGGGTTTTGGCATCCAAGTAAGACACTTATGCACCATTGCGGCCCATGCAGTCTTTGCAGAAAGGAACCTGATTCCCAGACCCAAAAGTCAACTCAAGATGACGTGGTAGACTCAAAGCATCTGTGCCATGGACATACTGAGAAACTAGAGATGGGCCAACATGGTAGTCATGAGTCCAGTAGCATAAAGATCCAAAATGCTTCGACCAAAGTCTCTGTGGAAGCCGATCCAGACCCAAAAGCTTCAACAGAGCTCAAAGGAAGCAGTGGCTCTAAAATCCCGATGCTTTATGGCTTGAGGAACCATCCTTTGCGGAACCGAGTGTGTCATGATGTGAGCTGCACGATGCCCCCCGAGCATTACAATGCTGAAAGGGAGTCGTCTTCCCCATCAGAAAGGTCTTCAGCTGGCCCTGCTCTCCGAGTGCCTCGCAGAAAGCTTAAGTGTTCATCAAGGAGGAAGCGCCGCAGCCCCAGGAGAAACTGGGGATCGTGCACAGATCCAGAAGACCTTTATGACTTTGTCTTCACTGTTGCTAGAGAGGCAACAAGAGAGACACTCAATGAAAGTGTCCACGAAAGAGAAAACCTTGATAATTTAGCCAGTACCCCAGCAGACCATCTTAGCTGTGAGAGTTTGGGCTGCATGGGAAGAGGAGGCTCTTCTGGGATTCTCTCTCTGAAAGCTGCAGCTCCCTTCCGAAGCATAGCCACGTTGGAGTTGTTCTCCGTCCCTCTGACCGGAGACGCATGTCggactctgggtaacctgctgaGCTCTTGGACCTCTTTAGAAAGCCTAGTTCTCTCCTACAATG GCCTAGGTGCTAATATCTTCTGCATCCTGTCTGGGCTCCGGGCCCTGTCTCGCCACAACGACCGCCGCCTTCACGTGGTGCGTGTGAGCGATGTCTTCTCGCACGTCCCTTCGGTGGAGCTTGTTCACTGCATCCTGAGTGCTTTCCCCTGGCTCCGCACGCTCTCTGTCAGCTTCGACCTCAAACACCACCTCGAGGGGAGTAGGCCAGAAGGCAGTCTGAGCTCCTTGGaggagatcccag AGAGCTGCCTGGAACAGCTGGAGATCCGGTTCCCCAGAGAGCCGCTGCAGACTGCGCTCCTGCTGCCTGTGTTGAAAGCCTCGAGGTCTCTCCAGCAGCTGTCCCTAGATAGCGCAGCACTGCCATGTCCCCAGGAGTTCAGGCTGCTTCTGCAGGCACTCAAAG AGCGCaacccagacctgaagaagctgaGCTTCCATGATGTCAACCTGGCTGACCATCAGGAAGAAGTCCTTCTTCTGCTTCAGGACCCCATCCTCCAAG AAATCACATTCTCCTTTTGCCGGCTGTTTGAAAGCTCCACCGCTGAGTTTCTCTCTGAAATAATCAATGTAGTGAAGAGAAATTCATCTCTGAAGAGCCTCAAACTACCTGGAAACAGACTTG GCAATCACCGGCTGGTTGCTTTAGCAGATATTTTCTCTGAAGATTCATCCTCTTCTATCTGCCAGCTGGATGTCAG CTCCAACTGCATTAAGCCTGACGGACTCCTGGAGTTCACCAAGAAGCTGGAGAGCCACCTGCTGCAGCGAGGCGAGCAGGCCAAATTCACCCATCTTCGCCTCTTCCAGAACTGGCTGGACCAGGACGTTGCAACAGCACAGGAGGCGCTCCAGCGCCTCAGAGCTGTGTGCAGCGTGGTCAGCGACACGTGGGACTCCTCCCAGGCCTTTGCTGACTACATCAGCGTGATGTGA
- the LRRC41 gene encoding leucine-rich repeat-containing protein 41 isoform X2 yields MAAITSLPTPVQDGGAAGSSPPGLVPSPRRRHGGAGGRPPQPLRAERGGALPAHILHGLLPLLNIYYLERAEDAAASKGLSTQPIWRKLWNDVMKTRPPKSEHITCWRKKFLETFFSNILHGVLDVSSDQRLNDDRFSPLLHSSQHVTQLTILNMLQGVTELTAERNQRVVENLAGCLKTLKFRHLLSSDLSIRHSLSLLLHRLIHHGAVDQVSLYSWPVPDTVLLVLILSMSAGFWHPSKTLMHHCGPCSLCRKEPDSQTQKSTQDDVVDSKHLCHGHTEKLEMGQHGSHESSSIKIQNASTKVSVEADPDPKASTELKGSSGSKIPMLYGLRNHPLRNRVCHDVSCTMPPEHYNAERESSSPSERSSAGPALRVPRRKLKCSSRRKRRSPRRNWGSCTDPEDLYDFVFTVAREATRETLNESVHERENLDNLASTPADHLSCESLGCMGRGGSSGILSLKAAAPFRSIATLELFSVPLTGDACRTLGNLLSSWTSLESLVLSYNGLGANIFCILSGLRALSRHNDRRLHVVRVSDVFSHVPSVELVHCILSAFPWLRTLSVSFDLKHHLEGSRPEGSLSSLEEIPESCLEQLEIRFPREPLQTALLLPVLKASRSLQQLSLDSAALPCPQEFRLLLQALKERNPDLKKLSFHDVNLADHQEEVLLLLQDPILQEITFSFCRLFESSTAEFLSEIINVVKRNSSLKSLKLPGNRLGNHRLVALADIFSEDSSSSICQLDVSSNCIKPDGLLEFTKKLESHLLQRGEQAKFTHLRLFQNWLDQDVATAQEALQRLRAVCSVVSDTWDSSQAFADYISVM; encoded by the exons ATGGCGGCTATTACGTCACTTCCTACCCCTGTCCAAGATGGCGGTGCTGCTGGTTCCTCTCCGCCCGGCCTAGTCCCATCTCCGAGGCGCCGCCATGGAGGAGCCGGGGGGCGGCCCCCCCAGCCTCTTCGCGCTGAGCGGGGCGGCG CGCTGCCCGCCCACATCCTGCAcggcctcctgcccctgctcaacaTCTACTACCTGGAGCGCGCTGAGGACGCCGCCGCAAGCAAAG GACTCTCGACTCAGCCAATATGGCGCAAACTCTGGAACGACGTAATGAAAACCAGGCCGCCCAAGTCGGAG CACATAACCTGTTGGAGGAAGAAGTTCCTTGAAACTTTCTTCTCGAACATCCTTCATGGAGTCTTGGATGTTTCTTCAGATCAGCGGCTGAACGACGATCGTTTTTCACCCTTGCTCCACAGCTCGCAACACGTGACCCAGCTCACCATCCTCAACATGCTGCAGGGGGTGACGGAGCTCACTGCTGAGCGCAACCAGAGAGTTGTAGAAAACTTGGCCGGCTGCTTGAAAACCTTGAAGTTTCGTCACCTGCTGTCCTCCGACTTGTCCATTAGACACTCGCTGAGCTTGCTGCTTCATCGCCTGATCCACCACGGGGCTGTCGACCAGGTGTCCCTGTATTCCTGGCCTGTTCCTGACACGGTACTCTTGGTCCTCATTCTGAGCATGAGCGCTGGGTTTTGGCATCCAAGTAAGACACTTATGCACCATTGCGGCCCATGCAGTCTTTGCAGAAAGGAACCTGATTCCCAGACCCAAAAGTCAACTCAAGATGACGTGGTAGACTCAAAGCATCTGTGCCATGGACATACTGAGAAACTAGAGATGGGCCAACATGGTAGTCATGAGTCCAGTAGCATAAAGATCCAAAATGCTTCGACCAAAGTCTCTGTGGAAGCCGATCCAGACCCAAAAGCTTCAACAGAGCTCAAAGGAAGCAGTGGCTCTAAAATCCCGATGCTTTATGGCTTGAGGAACCATCCTTTGCGGAACCGAGTGTGTCATGATGTGAGCTGCACGATGCCCCCCGAGCATTACAATGCTGAAAGGGAGTCGTCTTCCCCATCAGAAAGGTCTTCAGCTGGCCCTGCTCTCCGAGTGCCTCGCAGAAAGCTTAAGTGTTCATCAAGGAGGAAGCGCCGCAGCCCCAGGAGAAACTGGGGATCGTGCACAGATCCAGAAGACCTTTATGACTTTGTCTTCACTGTTGCTAGAGAGGCAACAAGAGAGACACTCAATGAAAGTGTCCACGAAAGAGAAAACCTTGATAATTTAGCCAGTACCCCAGCAGACCATCTTAGCTGTGAGAGTTTGGGCTGCATGGGAAGAGGAGGCTCTTCTGGGATTCTCTCTCTGAAAGCTGCAGCTCCCTTCCGAAGCATAGCCACGTTGGAGTTGTTCTCCGTCCCTCTGACCGGAGACGCATGTCggactctgggtaacctgctgaGCTCTTGGACCTCTTTAGAAAGCCTAGTTCTCTCCTACAATG GCCTAGGTGCTAATATCTTCTGCATCCTGTCTGGGCTCCGGGCCCTGTCTCGCCACAACGACCGCCGCCTTCACGTGGTGCGTGTGAGCGATGTCTTCTCGCACGTCCCTTCGGTGGAGCTTGTTCACTGCATCCTGAGTGCTTTCCCCTGGCTCCGCACGCTCTCTGTCAGCTTCGACCTCAAACACCACCTCGAGGGGAGTAGGCCAGAAGGCAGTCTGAGCTCCTTGGaggagatcccag AGAGCTGCCTGGAACAGCTGGAGATCCGGTTCCCCAGAGAGCCGCTGCAGACTGCGCTCCTGCTGCCTGTGTTGAAAGCCTCGAGGTCTCTCCAGCAGCTGTCCCTAGATAGCGCAGCACTGCCATGTCCCCAGGAGTTCAGGCTGCTTCTGCAGGCACTCAAAG AGCGCaacccagacctgaagaagctgaGCTTCCATGATGTCAACCTGGCTGACCATCAGGAAGAAGTCCTTCTTCTGCTTCAGGACCCCATCCTCCAAG AAATCACATTCTCCTTTTGCCGGCTGTTTGAAAGCTCCACCGCTGAGTTTCTCTCTGAAATAATCAATGTAGTGAAGAGAAATTCATCTCTGAAGAGCCTCAAACTACCTGGAAACAGACTTG GCAATCACCGGCTGGTTGCTTTAGCAGATATTTTCTCTGAAGATTCATCCTCTTCTATCTGCCAGCTGGATGTCAG CTCCAACTGCATTAAGCCTGACGGACTCCTGGAGTTCACCAAGAAGCTGGAGAGCCACCTGCTGCAGCGAGGCGAGCAGGCCAAATTCACCCATCTTCGCCTCTTCCAGAACTGGCTGGACCAGGACGTTGCAACAGCACAGGAGGCGCTCCAGCGCCTCAGAGCTGTGTGCAGCGTGGTCAGCGACACGTGGGACTCCTCCCAGGCCTTTGCTGACTACATCAGCGTGATGTGA